The following coding sequences are from one Musa acuminata AAA Group cultivar baxijiao chromosome BXJ1-6, Cavendish_Baxijiao_AAA, whole genome shotgun sequence window:
- the LOC135677588 gene encoding pectinesterase-like, whose product MSNKAVLGALSAVLLVAAVIGAASDDSPVASSKSVTAICASTDYADVCERTLNAAINGSASPKEIIQASFMVAIKEIEAATHLSNNVSLKATDSMNKDGFDICRRLFEDATEELQAAFSETHDLDGLARRTDDIKCWLSAVISYQQTCLDSITQPDLHSTMKDGLVTASQVTSNAIAIVDGLSSLFKNFQVPINVTNIASRRLLSQGSDAKGYPTWFSAHDRKLLAASARGELKPNMVVAQDGSGDYKTINAALNAMPKKYTGRYVIYVKAGIYKENVLVTKDKVNVFMYGDGPRKTVVTGSKNNVDGVQTMNTATFAAEGQGFIGKYMGFSNTAGPEKHQAVALRVKGDMSAFFNCRMDAFQDTLYVQAHRQFYRNCVVSGTVDFIFGDSSTILQNCLIVVRRPMDNQQNTVTAHGREEEKEETALVIQNCRIVPDKRLFPDRLTIPSYLGRPWKARSRTIIMESTIGDLIKPEGWLPWDGDQFLNTLYYAEYGNRGPGAGTSGRVNWPGFHVINRQTAQAYTVNSLIQGHRWIKFSGIPYLGGFTN is encoded by the exons ATGTCGAATAAGGCCGTCTTGGGTGCTCTCTCGGCGGTCCTCCTTGTGGCCGCCGTGATAGGGGCGGCGAGTGACGATTCCCCTGTCGCCTCCTCCAAGTCCGTGACGGCCATCTGCGCCTCCACTGACTACGCTGATGTGTGCGAACGGACCCTCAATGCTGCCATCAATGGCTCTGCCTCTCCCAAGGAGATCATACAAGCTTCCTTCATGGTTGCCATCAAAGAAATCGAAGCTGCCACCCACCTGTCCAACAACGTGAGTTTGAAAGCCACTGACTCGATGAACAAGGATGGGTTCGACATTTGTCGTCGACTCTTCGAGGATGCCACCGAGGAGCTACAAGCTGCCTTCTCGGAGACTCATGACCTTGACGGTTTGGCGAGAAGGACCGATGACATCAAGTGCTGGCTTTCAGCCGTCATCTCCTACCAGCAGACCTGCCTCGATAGCATCACTCAACCCGACCTACACTCGACCATGAAGGACGGGCTTGTCACGGCCTCTCAGGTCACCAGCAATGCCATTGCCATCGTCGATGGGCTCAGTTCATTATTCAAGAACTTCCAAGTCCCCATCAACGTGACCAATATCGCCAGCCGCCGGCTACTGTCTCAGGGGAGCGATGCCAAGGGTTATCCCACGTGGTTCTCGGCCCATGACAGGAAGCTCTTGGCTGCCAGTGCGAGAGGTGAGTTGAAGCCTAACATGGTGGTGGCTCAGGATGGGAGTGGAGACTATAAGACTATCAACGCTGCCCTcaatgccatgcccaagaagtacACAGGCCGCTATGTGATCTACGTCAAGGCCGGGATCTACAAGGAGAATGTCCTCGTCACCAAGGACAAGGTGAACGTGTTCATGTATGGTGATGGACCAAGGAAGACAGTCGTGACTGGCAGCAAGAACAACGTCGATGGCGTTCAAACCATGAATACAGCGACCTTCG CTGCCGAAGGGCAGGGCTTTATTGGCAAGTATATGGGGTTCAGCAACACCGCTGGACCAGAGAAGCACCAAGCCGTGGCGCTTCGTGTGAAAGGGGACATGTCAGCCTTCTTCAACTGTCGTATGGATGCGTTCCAGGACACTCTCTACGTGCAGGCCCATCGGCAGTTCTACCGCAACTGTGTGGTATCGGGGACTGTTGACTTCATCTTCGGTGACTCCTCCACCATTCTTCAAAACTGCCTCATCGTGGTGCGGCGCCCCATGGACAATCAACAGAACACGGTGACAGCACACGgacgagaggaggagaaggaagagaccgCACTTGTGATCCAAAACTGCCGCATCGTCCCCGACAAGCGCTTGTTCCCTGACAGGTTGACGATCCCCAGCTACCTTGGTCGGCCTTGGAAGGCACGCTCGAGGACCATCATCATGGAATCAACCATCGGCGACTTGATCAAACCGGAGGGATGGTTGCCATGGGATGGCGACCAGTTTTTGAACACACTATATTATGCCGAGTATGGCAACCGTGGGCCCGGTGCCGGGACCAGCGGCAGGGTGAATTGGCCTGGGTTTCATGTCATCAACAGGCAGACGGCTCAAGCGTACACAGTGAATTCCCTAATCCAAGGTCACCGGTGGATCAAGTTTTCGGGCATACCCTATCttggtgggtttacaaattga